The proteins below come from a single Maledivibacter sp. genomic window:
- a CDS encoding ABC transporter permease, producing MHKYIFRRLLLLIPVLLGVTFIVFTLMYITPGDPAAIMLGEDAPQEEVERLRTELGLDKPFIVQYGRFVGNIVLHGDFGKSYVTKRPVSQEIFARFPATLKLAAAAVFVSAGIGIPLGIISATKQYSIIDNVSMVFALIGVSMPNFWQGLILIMIFSLHLGWLPASGFSGFKYIILPALTIGTSSAAIITRMTRSSMLEVVRQDYITTARAKGQKENKVINKHALGNALIPIITVVGLQFGHLLGGAVLTESIFAVPGVGRLMVESIKCRDFPMVQGGVLYIALCFCIVNLLVDILYAFVDPRIRSQYR from the coding sequence GTGCATAAATATATATTTAGGAGATTGCTTTTATTAATCCCTGTACTTCTTGGGGTAACATTTATCGTATTTACCTTAATGTACATTACGCCAGGTGATCCAGCGGCTATTATGCTGGGTGAGGATGCACCTCAGGAGGAAGTAGAAAGGCTCAGAACAGAGCTAGGGTTAGATAAGCCTTTTATAGTTCAGTATGGACGTTTTGTTGGTAATATAGTTCTTCATGGAGATTTTGGTAAATCATATGTTACTAAAAGACCGGTTTCACAAGAGATTTTTGCACGCTTTCCAGCAACGTTAAAATTAGCGGCAGCGGCTGTATTCGTTTCTGCCGGTATTGGAATACCCTTAGGTATTATATCTGCTACTAAGCAATATTCAATAATCGATAACGTTTCTATGGTGTTTGCCTTGATCGGGGTTTCTATGCCTAATTTCTGGCAAGGTTTAATTTTGATTATGATTTTTTCACTTCATTTGGGTTGGCTTCCCGCTTCGGGCTTTAGTGGGTTCAAATATATAATTTTACCCGCATTGACTATTGGGACTAGTTCTGCCGCAATTATAACTCGTATGACGCGATCAAGTATGCTTGAGGTTGTTAGACAAGATTATATAACCACAGCTAGGGCAAAGGGTCAAAAAGAAAATAAAGTTATCAATAAGCATGCATTAGGTAATGCTTTAATTCCTATTATTACAGTTGTTGGATTGCAATTTGGACATCTACTGGGGGGAGCTGTATTAACTGAATCAATTTTTGCTGTTCCAGGAGTAGGAAGATTGATGGTTGAATCTATAAAATGTAGAGATTTTCCAATGGTTCAAGGTGGGGTGCTTTATATTGCCCTATGTTTCTGTATAGTAAATTTATTGGTTGACATTTTATATGCCTTTGTAGATCCGAGAATAAGGTCACAATATCGTTAA
- a CDS encoding ABC transporter permease → MEAKLDNKNRARVRNKKRSQWVEIGRRLKKNKAAMFGLSIILLLILTAIFADFIAPYHYAKQSLKDALQTPSSAHWFGTDEFGRDIFTRVVYGARISLMVGILAVGIAMIIGGALGAIAGFYGGKLDNIIMRCMDVLLAIPSILLAIAIVASLGPGLANLMIAVGISNIPRYARIMRASILSVRDQEYIEASKSVGANDFAIIVKHIIPNCLAPVIVQATLGVASAILSCAGLSFIGLGINPPTPEWGSMLSRGRDYIRDCWHITAFPGLAIMITIFSLNLLGDGLRDAFDPKLKN, encoded by the coding sequence ATGGAAGCGAAATTGGATAATAAAAATAGAGCCAGAGTACGTAATAAAAAAAGAAGCCAATGGGTAGAAATAGGAAGGCGACTTAAGAAAAATAAAGCAGCCATGTTTGGGTTATCAATAATACTTTTACTTATCTTAACAGCGATCTTTGCAGATTTTATTGCTCCATATCATTATGCAAAGCAAAGTTTAAAGGATGCTTTACAGACTCCAAGCTCAGCACATTGGTTTGGAACTGATGAATTCGGACGGGATATATTCACTCGTGTTGTATATGGGGCTAGGATATCATTAATGGTGGGCATTTTAGCCGTTGGTATAGCTATGATCATCGGTGGGGCCTTAGGTGCCATTGCCGGTTTCTATGGAGGGAAACTGGATAATATAATCATGCGTTGCATGGATGTACTTCTAGCTATTCCATCAATTCTATTGGCAATTGCTATTGTTGCCTCGTTAGGGCCCGGATTAGCCAACTTGATGATTGCGGTTGGGATATCAAATATACCGAGATATGCACGTATCATGAGGGCTTCAATATTATCCGTTAGAGATCAGGAATATATTGAGGCATCTAAATCAGTCGGCGCAAATGACTTTGCAATTATAGTTAAGCATATTATTCCAAACTGCTTAGCGCCGGTTATTGTACAAGCGACACTTGGTGTTGCGTCTGCCATCTTATCATGTGCAGGACTCAGCTTTATTGGTTTAGGTATTAATCCACCTACACCGGAGTGGGGTTCAATGCTCTCTAGAGGAAGGGATTACATAAGGGATTGTTGGCATATAACTGCTTTTCCAGGTCTGGCAATAATGATTACTATTTTTTCATTGAACCTATTAGGTGATGGATTAAGAGACGCCTTTGATCCAAAGCTGAAGAATTAA
- a CDS encoding glutathione ABC transporter substrate-binding protein: MLKGKMKKMLSLAIVVALCFTMLAGCGGSKAAGSKSGEKKDELIVGLVAEPKILDPHPVNDVPSGNALVQIYESLITQDVDMNIEPQLAESWKQIDDLTWEFKLKEGVKFHNGEELKAKDVKFSFQRAAESARIGHIVGMIDADNIEIVNDYTVRIPTKEPFSALLPSLCHTGAMILNEKAVTEAGEAYGDNPVGTGPFKFVEWKRGDSLTFERFDDYHGDKAGVKKLVMRIIPERTNRVIELETGGIDVCYDVGANDIKRLEENEDIDVYRKISFSTSYLGLNCTKDPYSDIKVRKAINYALDVDAIVDSVLKGIGTVAKGPMTPNVPGAKTDLVQYGYDLEKAKQLLKEAGYENGFKTELWTNENKDRINMAEIIQAQLKEVGIEVEVKILEWGAMLEGLNNKDHQMFILGWGNSTGDPDTGLYAPFHSSKHGKGGNRVCYTNKRVDELLDLGRKTFDTEKRNEIYDEVQQIVYDEAAWSLLYNKEVVMAVKKEVKGLKVWPNSKHRFDSVHFE, encoded by the coding sequence ATGTTAAAAGGAAAAATGAAAAAAATGCTGTCCCTTGCTATAGTAGTGGCTTTATGCTTCACTATGCTAGCAGGTTGTGGCGGAAGCAAAGCAGCTGGAAGCAAATCAGGTGAGAAGAAGGATGAATTAATTGTAGGTCTAGTGGCAGAACCAAAGATTTTAGATCCTCATCCAGTTAATGATGTACCTTCCGGTAACGCTTTGGTACAAATCTATGAATCATTAATTACTCAAGACGTGGATATGAATATCGAACCTCAACTTGCCGAATCTTGGAAGCAAATTGATGATTTAACCTGGGAATTTAAACTGAAAGAAGGAGTTAAATTCCATAATGGAGAGGAATTAAAGGCAAAGGATGTTAAGTTTTCCTTCCAAAGAGCAGCGGAAAGTGCAAGAATAGGCCATATCGTTGGTATGATAGATGCAGATAATATTGAGATTGTAAATGACTATACAGTTCGTATTCCTACCAAGGAGCCATTTTCTGCATTGCTACCTAGCCTATGTCATACGGGAGCTATGATTTTAAATGAGAAGGCTGTTACAGAAGCAGGGGAAGCTTATGGGGATAATCCTGTGGGAACTGGTCCATTCAAATTTGTTGAATGGAAGAGAGGCGACAGCTTAACCTTCGAAAGATTCGATGATTATCATGGTGATAAAGCAGGAGTTAAGAAATTGGTTATGAGGATTATTCCTGAAAGAACAAATAGAGTAATTGAACTTGAAACAGGTGGTATAGATGTCTGTTATGATGTAGGTGCAAATGACATCAAGAGATTAGAAGAAAATGAAGATATAGATGTTTATAGAAAAATTAGTTTTTCAACAAGTTATTTAGGATTAAACTGCACTAAGGATCCATATAGCGATATCAAAGTACGTAAAGCGATTAACTATGCACTTGATGTAGATGCAATTGTGGATTCTGTACTTAAGGGTATTGGAACTGTTGCCAAGGGGCCAATGACACCAAATGTGCCGGGAGCAAAAACGGATTTAGTACAATATGGATATGATTTAGAAAAAGCTAAACAATTATTAAAAGAAGCTGGGTATGAAAATGGATTTAAAACAGAGCTTTGGACTAATGAGAATAAAGACCGTATAAATATGGCTGAGATAATTCAGGCTCAATTAAAAGAAGTTGGAATTGAAGTTGAAGTTAAGATTCTTGAATGGGGTGCTATGTTAGAAGGCCTAAATAATAAGGATCACCAAATGTTCATTTTAGGATGGGGTAATAGTACAGGTGATCCAGATACAGGTTTATATGCTCCATTCCATTCATCAAAGCATGGAAAAGGTGGTAACAGAGTATGTTATACAAATAAACGGGTTGATGAATTATTGGATTTAGGTAGAAAGACCTTTGATACTGAAAAAAGAAATGAAATTTATGACGAAGTACAACAAATTGTTTATGATGAAGCAGCTTGGTCATTATTATACAACAAAGAGGTTGTTATGGCTGTTAAAAAAGAAGTAAAGGGTCTTAAGGTATGGCCAAATAGTAAGCATAGATTTGATTCCGTTCACTTTGAATAA
- a CDS encoding ATP-binding cassette domain-containing protein: MTEKLLEIKNLKKHFKTSKGMLHAVDDVNFDIHKGETLGLVGESGCGKSTTGRVILRLLEATDGEVIFDGQDILEFDKNQMREARKKMQIVFQDPYASLDPRKTVFECIAEPLMVNKVYSKKLDLEDRVYELMDTVGLADRLVNAYPHELDGGRRQRVGIARALALNPTFIVQDEPVSALDVSIQAQILNLMHKLQKELGLTYLFISHDLSVVKHVSDRIAVMYLGKIVELSDYKSIFDDPLHPYTQALLSAIPVPKIDIERERIILEGDVPSPIDPPEGCRFYGRCRYRKDICNEETPKLKELKKDRFVACHFAGKFDGLEV; this comes from the coding sequence ATGACTGAAAAGCTTTTGGAAATAAAAAACTTAAAAAAGCACTTTAAAACCAGTAAAGGGATGCTTCATGCAGTAGATGATGTCAACTTTGATATACATAAGGGTGAAACCCTAGGATTAGTTGGTGAATCAGGTTGTGGTAAATCCACAACTGGAAGAGTCATATTAAGATTGCTAGAGGCGACAGATGGTGAAGTAATATTTGATGGTCAAGATATTTTAGAATTTGATAAAAATCAGATGAGAGAAGCAAGGAAGAAGATGCAAATCGTATTTCAAGATCCCTATGCATCCCTTGATCCAAGAAAGACGGTATTTGAATGTATAGCGGAGCCGTTAATGGTGAATAAAGTATATAGCAAAAAGTTAGATTTAGAGGATAGGGTTTATGAGCTTATGGATACAGTTGGATTAGCAGATAGACTGGTTAATGCTTATCCCCATGAATTAGATGGAGGGAGACGTCAAAGGGTCGGTATAGCAAGAGCGCTTGCTTTAAATCCCACTTTTATTGTCCAAGATGAGCCAGTATCTGCACTAGATGTATCTATACAGGCTCAAATACTAAACTTAATGCATAAGCTTCAAAAAGAATTGGGATTAACCTATTTATTTATATCCCATGACCTAAGTGTTGTTAAACATGTAAGTGATAGAATTGCAGTAATGTATCTTGGGAAAATAGTAGAATTATCTGATTATAAATCTATTTTCGATGATCCTTTGCATCCCTATACACAGGCATTATTATCGGCAATTCCTGTTCCTAAAATTGATATTGAAAGGGAACGTATTATATTGGAAGGGGATGTTCCAAGTCCAATAGATCCCCCCGAGGGATGTAGATTTTATGGCCGCTGTCGTTATAGGAAAGATATATGTAACGAAGAGACACCTAAACTTAAGGAACTAAAAAAAGATAGATTTGTTGCATGTCATTTTGCAGGAAAATTTGATGGATTGGAGGTATAG
- a CDS encoding M42 family metallopeptidase, which produces MEYTIKTLYKYLDIPSPSGYTTDIISEAEKEFQTMGIPTKVTNKGALIATIQGENDEEHITISAHVDTLGAMVKQITSDGRLKFHRIGGGSWNAIEGENCHVITDNGKKYRGSIVPRQASSHIYGEAAYTTLRDEKNMLVRIDERVHSKEDVLALGINVGDFIYMDTRTEITRSGFLKTRYIDDKSAVAIVFAICKYLKENNIKPKYTTHFFLSNYEEVGHGVSAMPEKTKEFIAIDIGTVGEGQESDEYSVCIAAKDNKGPYDFELRNKLVNIAKKYNINYKVDVYNRYGSDATAAVHQGFDVKFACIGPGVDGTHHYERTHIESIENNIELLIKYITE; this is translated from the coding sequence ATGGAATATACAATAAAAACCCTGTATAAGTATTTGGACATTCCAAGTCCTAGTGGTTATACTACAGATATTATTAGTGAAGCCGAGAAGGAATTTCAGACCATGGGTATTCCCACTAAAGTAACCAATAAGGGAGCATTAATCGCCACAATACAAGGTGAAAATGATGAAGAGCATATAACTATTTCTGCCCATGTTGATACCTTGGGGGCAATGGTAAAACAGATTACCAGTGACGGTAGATTGAAATTTCATAGAATAGGTGGGGGTTCTTGGAATGCAATAGAAGGTGAGAACTGTCATGTTATTACCGATAATGGTAAAAAATACAGAGGTTCCATCGTACCAAGACAAGCTTCGTCCCATATTTATGGTGAGGCAGCTTACACGACCCTTCGAGATGAAAAGAATATGCTTGTTAGAATAGATGAAAGAGTACATTCAAAGGAAGACGTTCTTGCCCTAGGTATTAATGTAGGAGATTTCATTTATATGGATACCCGTACGGAAATCACCAGAAGTGGATTTTTAAAGACAAGATATATTGATGATAAATCTGCCGTAGCAATTGTTTTCGCTATATGTAAATATCTAAAAGAAAATAATATAAAGCCTAAGTACACCACTCATTTCTTCCTAAGCAACTATGAGGAAGTTGGACATGGAGTTTCTGCCATGCCTGAGAAAACAAAGGAATTTATTGCAATAGATATAGGAACCGTCGGTGAAGGGCAGGAATCAGATGAATATAGCGTCTGTATTGCCGCAAAGGATAATAAAGGGCCCTATGACTTCGAGCTAAGAAATAAATTAGTAAATATTGCAAAGAAGTATAATATTAATTATAAAGTAGATGTATACAATAGATATGGCTCAGATGCTACTGCGGCTGTTCATCAAGGCTTTGATGTCAAATTCGCGTGTATAGGTCCAGGAGTTGATGGAACACACCATTATGAAAGAACCCATATTGAATCCATAGAAAACAATATAGAATTGTTGATTAAATATATCACTGAATAA
- a CDS encoding amidohydrolase has protein sequence MLFIKNGKVVTMIGEIIQRGSIVVKNGKIQAIGTDLDIPEGANVVDAEGKIVMPGFIDAHTHLGLKESAIQFEGIDHNETSDPITPHMRGIDGLNPMDDTLKEAYEAGITSVGAGPGSANVICGQFAAIKTYGKRVDNMIIKDPIAMKCAFGENPKRNGKEKGRAPVTRMGISALFRETLYNAVEYKKKLDIAKKDPSKAPAFDIKMEALLPVINREIPLKVHAHRADDIFTAIRIAKEFNVRITLDHCTEGHLIKEELSKEGYDVIVGPSLGHSTKFELKSKSFVTPGVLSKEGLKVAITTDSPVIPLHYLPICAALAVKKGMDRTEALKAITINAAEIMGISDRVGSLEVGKDADIVIWDGDPLDIQSLVECTIINGEIVFENKQ, from the coding sequence ATGTTATTTATTAAAAATGGAAAAGTTGTGACGATGATTGGAGAAATAATACAAAGGGGAAGTATTGTCGTAAAAAATGGCAAAATACAAGCTATTGGGACGGATTTGGATATACCTGAAGGTGCCAATGTTGTTGACGCTGAGGGTAAGATTGTAATGCCAGGATTTATAGATGCCCATACACATTTAGGACTTAAGGAGAGTGCTATACAGTTTGAGGGTATTGATCACAATGAAACCAGTGATCCAATTACACCCCATATGAGGGGAATAGATGGGCTTAACCCTATGGACGATACTCTTAAAGAGGCCTATGAGGCAGGAATCACTTCTGTTGGAGCTGGACCGGGAAGTGCTAACGTCATTTGTGGTCAATTTGCTGCCATTAAGACCTATGGTAAACGTGTGGATAATATGATCATAAAAGATCCAATTGCCATGAAATGTGCTTTTGGAGAAAACCCGAAAAGAAATGGTAAAGAAAAGGGAAGAGCCCCGGTGACAAGAATGGGAATTTCGGCGTTATTTAGAGAAACCCTATATAATGCGGTTGAGTACAAGAAAAAATTGGATATAGCTAAAAAAGATCCTTCTAAGGCACCTGCATTCGATATAAAGATGGAGGCATTACTGCCGGTTATAAATAGAGAAATACCTTTAAAGGTACATGCCCATAGAGCTGATGATATCTTCACTGCCATTAGGATTGCCAAGGAATTCAATGTAAGGATAACTTTAGACCACTGTACAGAAGGACATTTGATCAAGGAAGAGCTTAGTAAGGAAGGCTATGATGTTATCGTTGGGCCAAGCCTAGGTCATTCAACAAAATTTGAATTGAAGAGCAAGTCCTTTGTCACACCTGGAGTGCTTAGTAAAGAGGGATTAAAAGTAGCTATAACAACGGACAGTCCGGTTATTCCCCTTCATTATCTTCCTATATGTGCTGCATTAGCTGTTAAAAAGGGAATGGATAGGACAGAGGCACTAAAGGCTATCACAATAAATGCCGCAGAAATTATGGGGATTTCAGATCGTGTTGGGAGCTTAGAAGTTGGTAAGGACGCTGATATTGTAATATGGGACGGAGACCCATTAGATATACAATCCTTGGTGGAGTGTACAATAATCAATGGGGAAATAGTATTTGAAAATAAACAATAA
- a CDS encoding YkuS family protein: MKTIGIQKELNEIGETLTLHGFKVTNMLDTDEKLDAIIYYNDESNLNTEYEIKNLNSCPKNEKVLKINAAKTNIDDIMKILNNLR; encoded by the coding sequence ATGAAAACAATAGGAATTCAAAAAGAACTCAATGAAATCGGGGAGACTTTAACACTGCATGGGTTTAAGGTAACAAATATGCTTGACACAGATGAAAAACTAGATGCTATTATATATTACAATGACGAAAGTAACTTGAATACTGAGTACGAGATAAAAAATTTAAATTCATGCCCCAAGAATGAAAAAGTATTAAAAATCAATGCGGCTAAAACAAATATAGATGATATTATGAAAATTTTGAATAACTTAAGGTAA
- a CDS encoding ABC transporter ATP-binding protein, with translation MAEGKKLLEIKDLTVHYVTDDGVVRALEDMNVEIGYGETLGFVGETGAGKTTTAKSIMRLLPDPPAKILSGEIIFEEKDLLKMSIKDMRDIRGDKISMIFQDPMTALNPVMTVGEQIAEGIMLHQSLKKEEAFIKADEMLETVGIKSLRSKDYPHQFSGGMKQRVVIAMALACNPKLLIADEPTTALDVTIQAQVLKLMQELKEKYKTSMIMITHDLGVVAEVCDKVAVIYAGNVVEYTDKRKLFTNPSHPYTVGLFGCIPDVFSDDEELSPITGLMPDPTNLPSGCPFHPRCPKAMDKCSKEKPSNIEIDDNHFVKCFLFEK, from the coding sequence ATGGCAGAAGGAAAAAAACTATTGGAAATAAAAGATCTTACTGTGCATTATGTAACCGATGATGGAGTAGTTCGTGCATTAGAGGATATGAATGTTGAGATAGGTTACGGAGAGACCTTAGGTTTTGTTGGGGAAACGGGAGCTGGAAAAACCACAACTGCTAAGAGTATAATGCGTTTACTTCCAGATCCGCCTGCAAAGATATTAAGTGGTGAAATCATCTTTGAAGAAAAAGATTTACTCAAAATGTCAATAAAGGATATGCGTGATATACGTGGAGATAAGATTTCGATGATATTCCAAGATCCCATGACTGCACTGAATCCAGTTATGACAGTAGGTGAACAGATTGCAGAGGGTATCATGCTGCATCAGAGTCTGAAAAAAGAGGAAGCTTTTATTAAAGCCGATGAAATGCTTGAAACTGTTGGAATTAAAAGCCTTCGTTCCAAGGATTATCCACATCAGTTCAGTGGGGGTATGAAGCAAAGAGTTGTAATTGCCATGGCATTGGCATGTAATCCAAAACTCCTAATTGCCGATGAGCCTACCACTGCTTTAGATGTTACTATACAAGCCCAAGTGCTTAAGTTAATGCAGGAATTAAAGGAAAAGTACAAAACATCAATGATCATGATTACCCATGACCTAGGTGTTGTCGCTGAAGTTTGTGATAAAGTCGCTGTCATTTATGCAGGTAATGTTGTGGAGTACACCGATAAAAGAAAATTGTTTACAAATCCAAGTCATCCCTATACAGTAGGACTATTTGGATGTATACCAGACGTGTTTTCTGATGATGAGGAATTATCGCCAATAACGGGGTTGATGCCAGACCCCACAAATTTGCCAAGTGGATGTCCGTTCCATCCGAGATGTCCTAAAGCAATGGATAAATGCTCAAAAGAAAAGCCAAGCAATATAGAAATAGATGATAATCACTTTGTAAAATGTTTTCTATTTGAAAAATAA